One region of Scophthalmus maximus strain ysfricsl-2021 chromosome 13, ASM2237912v1, whole genome shotgun sequence genomic DNA includes:
- the myoc gene encoding myocilin, which yields MFPLLLLCMCGLLLRADAQDRAALWRGNDRAGRCQYTFTVPSPVESSCPQTGGPEMEGLKARLGLLEVLVSRLTGGETGGPQAAGARAQSDLQEALNRATGERNLLQGEKERLERELGGLQRRMEEMRRETEKLRSRPCPPQTPVVPPNPSLQSSGLMRPAGGSSQMSHLMTRANRQGDSSSLRDSAWQYGPSFQELKAEVTEVPAPDGSEDNTGCGELVSVGEPVTHRKADNIAGKYGVWMQDPEAVSPYGPSMVWRIDTIGTEVRQLFGYDDMEQLSKGFPSKVLLLPELVESTGATIYRGSLYYQRRRSRTLIRYDLASESTAARRDLPHAGFHGQYPYSWGGYTDIDLSVDEQGLWAVYSTSKAKGAIVISQLDPNTLEVKKSWETNIRKTSVANSFIICGRMYTVSSYAAPNAIINHVYDTATSEGKAVAIPFRNKYHYNSMVDYNLAQRKLFAWDNFHIVSYDLRLGHKQAN from the exons ATGTTCCCCCTGCTCCTGTTGTGCATGTGCGGTCTTCTGCTGCGAGCTGATGCACAGGACAGAGCTGCTCTGTGGAGAGGGAACGACCGAGCCGGGCGCTGTCAGTACACGTTCACTGTACCCAGCCCCGTGGAGTCCAGCTGCCCGCAGACCGGGGGCCCAGAGATGGAGGGTCTGAAGGCCAGACTGGGCCTGCTGGAGGTGCTGGTGTCCCGTCTGACAGGAGGGGAGACTGGGGGTCCTCAGGCGGCCGGAGCCAGGGCTCAGTCTGACCTTCAGGAGGCGCTGAACCGGGCCACGGGGGAGAGGAACCTGCTGCAGGGGGAGAAGGAGCGTCTGGAGAGGGAGTTGGGGGGTCTTCAGCGCaggatggaggagatgaggagggagacggagaagcTGAGGAGCAGACCCTGTCCTCCACAGACCCCCGTGGTGCCACCCAACCCCTCTCTGCAGAGCAGCGGCCTGATGAGACCTGCAGGGG gctCCAGTCAGATGTCTCACCTGATGACCAGGGCcaacagacagggagacagcaGCAGCTTGAGAG ACTCAGCGTGGCAGTACGGACCAAGTTTCCAGGAGCTGAAGGCCGAGGTGACCGAGGTTCCTGCTCCCGATGGCTCTGAGGACAACACAG GTTGCGGGGAGTTGGTTTCAGTCGGTGAGCCGGTCACTCATAGGAAAGCAGACAACATCGCAGGCAAATACGGTGTCTGGATGCAGGACCCTGAGGCCGTCTCCCCTTATGGACCCAGCATGGTCTGGCGCATCGACACCATTGGCACTGAGGTCAGGCAGCTGTTTGGGTACGACGACATGGAACAACTCTCTAAAGGCTTCCCGTCCAAG GTCCTGCTGTTGCCAGAGCTGGTGGAGAGCACCGGCGCCACTATATACCGAGGCTCTCTCTACTATCAGAGACGTCGTAGCCGCACCCTCATCCGCTACGACCTTGCCTCTGAGAGCACCGCGGCCCGCCGTGACCTTCCCCATGCTGGCTTCCACGGCCAGTATCCCTACTCTTGGGGAGGCTACACGGACATCGACTTGTCCGTGGATGAGCAGGGGCTGTGGGCCGTCTACTCCACCAGTAAAGCAAAGGGGGCCATTGTGATCTCGCAGCTGGATCCAAACACcctggaggtgaagaagagctGGGAGACCAACATCAGGAAGACCTCCGTGGCCAACTCCTTCATCATCTGCGGAAGGATGTACACCGTGTCAAGCTACGCTGCACCCAACGCCATCATCAACCACGTGTACGACACCGCAACCAGCGAGGGGAAGGCCGTGGCCATCCCCTTCAGGAACAAGTACCACTACAACTCCATGGTCGACTATAACCTGGCTCAGAGGAAGCTGTTTGCCTGGGACAACTTCCACATAGTGTCCTATGACCTCAGGCTGGGTCACAAGCAGGCCAACTGA
- the vamp4 gene encoding vesicle-associated membrane protein 4 isoform X1 → MREPDREEQPEATMPPKFKRHLNDDEVTGSIRSERRNLLEEDSDEEEDFFLRGPTGPRFGPQNDKIKQVQSQVDEVIDVMQENISKVIERGERLDDLQDKSESLSDNASAFSSRAKQLHRRMWWRDTKMKMIIALVVVALLLIIIVPVILRYR, encoded by the exons ATG AGGGAGCCAGATCGGGAGGAGCAGCCTGAAGCCACCATGCCCCCCAAGTTTAAACGACACCTCAATGACGACGAGGTCACGGGATCTATCCGCAGTGAGAGG AGGAACCTGCTGGAAGAGGActctgatgaggaggaagacttCTTTCT gaGAGGGCCCACGGGACCCAGGTTTGGACCTCAAAACGATAAAATCAAGCA GGTGCAGTCGCAGGTTGACGAAGTGATTGATGTGATGCAGGAGAACATCTCTAAAGTGATTGAGAGAGGCGAACGTCTCGACGACCTGCAGGACAAGTCAG AGAGCCTTTCGGACAATGCATCTGCCTTCAGTAGCCGAGCCAAACAGCTGCACAGGAGGATGTGGTGGAGAGACACGAAG ATGAAGATGATCATTGCCTTGGTGGTGGTTGCTCTCCTGCTTATTATCATCG TACCAGTGATCCTGCGATATCGCTag
- the vamp4 gene encoding vesicle-associated membrane protein 4 isoform X2: MPPKFKRHLNDDEVTGSIRSERRNLLEEDSDEEEDFFLRGPTGPRFGPQNDKIKQVQSQVDEVIDVMQENISKVIERGERLDDLQDKSESLSDNASAFSSRAKQLHRRMWWRDTKMKMIIALVVVALLLIIIVPVILRYR; this comes from the exons ATGCCCCCCAAGTTTAAACGACACCTCAATGACGACGAGGTCACGGGATCTATCCGCAGTGAGAGG AGGAACCTGCTGGAAGAGGActctgatgaggaggaagacttCTTTCT gaGAGGGCCCACGGGACCCAGGTTTGGACCTCAAAACGATAAAATCAAGCA GGTGCAGTCGCAGGTTGACGAAGTGATTGATGTGATGCAGGAGAACATCTCTAAAGTGATTGAGAGAGGCGAACGTCTCGACGACCTGCAGGACAAGTCAG AGAGCCTTTCGGACAATGCATCTGCCTTCAGTAGCCGAGCCAAACAGCTGCACAGGAGGATGTGGTGGAGAGACACGAAG ATGAAGATGATCATTGCCTTGGTGGTGGTTGCTCTCCTGCTTATTATCATCG TACCAGTGATCCTGCGATATCGCTag
- the rangrf gene encoding ran guanine nucleotide release factor: MQAAGGSADRPHPLFGGALSAVIPHSATDISELREIPDNQEVFAHAHTDQSLIVELVEHQGQVADQDSARYHFEDIAGSNKAQEPGVFGVTSVVPLPKSDLSLSECSSAWMLTGTQCVSKFNEEARNTVTLHLGVFRLPQFSTEVLITFNDPQSISPDSSSAADVAGHKSPWTVQEFQRLLQTLTLHNPGLFG; encoded by the coding sequence ATGCAGGCTGCAGGAGGCAGCGCCGACCGGCCGCATCCTCTGTTTGGAGGAGCGCTGTCAGCTGTCATCCCGCACAGTGCCACGGACATCAGTGAGCTGAGGGAGATCCCGGACAACCAGGAGGTGTTTGCTCACGCGCACACCGACCAGAGCCTCATAGTGGAGTTGGTGGAGCATCAGGGCCAGGTGGCGGACCAGGACTCTGCCAGGTATCACTTTGAGGACATCGCAGGCAGCAACAAAGCTCAGGAGCCGGGTGTCTTCGGAGTGACCAGTGTTGTGCCTCTGCCCAAATCTGATCTGTCCCTGTCGGAGTGCAGCTCGGCCTGGATGCTGACTGGGACACAGTGTGTGTCCAAGTTCAACGAAGAGGCGAGGAACACGGTGACCCTTCACCTGGGTGTGTTCCGCCTGCCGCAGTTCTCCACAGAAGTCCTGATCACCTTCAATGACCCGCAGAGCATCAGCCCCGACAGCAGCAGTGCCGCTGATGTGGCGGGACACAAATCGCCGTGGACGGTGCAGGAATTCCAGCGCTTGTTGCAGACTCTGACTCTGCACAACCCTGGGCTGTTTGGATAG
- the itpa gene encoding inosine triphosphate pyrophosphatase yields the protein MAAQSGRSVVFVTGNAKKLEEVIQILGDTFPLKLVSKKIDLPEYQGEPDEISIQKCKEAARQVDGPVIVEDTCLCFKALGGLPGPYIKWFLDKLKPEGLFKLLAGFEDKSAWALCTFAFCPGKDEPVQLFRGKTEGHIVEPRGPRDFGWDPCFQPKGYDKTYAELPKEVKNSISHRYRALAAMSEHFSQTNDTSPQGKKKKEQED from the exons ATGGCTGCGCAATCTGGAAGATCTGTGGTCTTCGTGACTGGAAACGCAAAAAAACTCGAAGAG GTCATTCAGATCCTCGGAGACACATTTCCTTTAAAACTAGTGTCGAAAAAGATTGACT TGCCTGAGTACCAGGGAGAGCCAGACGAGATTTCCATACAGAAGTGTAAAGAGGCTGCACGACAG GTTGACGGGCCAGTCATAGTGGAGGACACCTGTCTATGTTTCAAAGCATTAGGTGGTTTACCTGGTCCTTACAT AAAATGGTTCCTGGATAAACTCAAGCCAGAAG GCCTGTTTAAACTTCTAGCCGGGTTCGAAGATAAATCAGCGTGGGCTCTCTGCACTTTTGCTTTCTGTCCTGGGAAAGACGAACCAGTACAGCTCTTCAGAGGGAAAACTGAG GGGCACATTGTGGAACCCCGCGGACCTCGAGACTTTGGGTGGGATCCATGTTTCCAGCCAAAGGGATATGACAAAAC CTACGCTGAACTGCCCAAAGAAGTGAAGAATTCAATCTCTCACCGCTACCGAGCACTGGCTGCCATGTCTGAGCACTTCTCTCAAACCAACGATACCTCACCACagggcaagaagaagaaggagcaggaggattaA